From Clarias gariepinus isolate MV-2021 ecotype Netherlands chromosome 2, CGAR_prim_01v2, whole genome shotgun sequence, one genomic window encodes:
- the LOC128516936 gene encoding proline-rich proteoglycan 2-like, with protein sequence MWNFLNYTTVYRPTPALSLLMLKCNSGAVSLMKLQTPRIPQYRTPRIPQYWASQNSAVLGLPEFRSTGLPEFRSTRAPPEFRSTRAPPEFRRSRAPPGIPQVPGPPGIPQYPGSPGIPQYPGSPGIPQYPGSPGIPQYAGSPGIPQYPGPPEFRSTGPLNFSDFHTVSPPILPDLCSTVSGVSSTGYTSPTVPLCSSSNSQNFSGHTC encoded by the exons atgtgGAACTTTTTAAATTACACCACTGTCTATCGCCCAACTCCTGCACTTTCGTTGCTGATGTTAAAATGTAACTCTGGAGCCGTCAGTCTCATGAAGCTGCAGA CTCCCAGAATTCCGCAGTACAGGACTCCCAGAATTCCGCAGTACTGGGCCTCCCAGAATTCCGCAGTACTGGGCCTCCCAGAATTCCGCAGTACAGGCCTCCCAGAATTCCGCAGTACCCGGGCCCCCCCGGAATTCCGCAGTACCCGGGCCCCCCCGGAATTTCGCAGGTCCCGGGCCCCCCCCGGAATTCCGCAGGTCCCGGGCCCCCCCGGAATTCCGCAGTACCCGGGCTCCCCCGGAATTCCGCAGTACCCGGGCTCCCCCGGAATTCCGCAGTACCCGGGCTCCCCCGGAATTCCGCAGTACGCGGGCTCCCCCGGAATTCCGCAGTACCCGGGCCCCCCGGAATTCCGCAGTACTGGGCCGCTCAACTTTTCAGATTTCCACACTGTGTCCCCTCCCATCCTTCCAGACCTCTGCAGTACAGTGTCAGGGGTCAGCAGTACGGGTTACACTTCTCCCACAGTTCCCTTGTGTAGCTCTTCAAATTCGCAGAATTTTTCAGGTCATACTTGTTGA